In Toxoplasma gondii ME49 chromosome V, whole genome shotgun sequence, the DNA window GACGttgaagagacagcagtgAGACCTGGTATTACTAGCGTTGATGCAGTTTGCGGAGAGGAAATCACAACCTGATGTTCTTCGTCAGCATGTTCTGACAGCGGAAATAGAACTCTAGCTACGAACGGAGTGACCTGGTAAGGTAGTGTCTTTTATACTGATATGGACAGTTTAGTTAGTGATAGTGGCACCGTTCGATAAACTGCAAGCCTTCGGAAACACCTTACGACAGCGTCGAGGTTCCCCCCTCCGAATGTAGTGCAGTAGTCTAAGTGATCCGTATCATGGTTTTCGATAAATGTAACTGCTAGTTGAGGTTCCTGCAAAAAACATCACGTCCGTCAAGGAAAGCACTGGCACACTGAAGAATCGAACGGCGACCTGGTCAGCTTTCTGTGTATGAATTTGTGACCATGTACTGATTCAAAACAATCCTCGCGGTATACTGATTTTCGTGACCACCGTTGAAGTAGCGAAGTCAAAAATGATACTATAGCGCACTGCAGTCACAGTTACAAGGGCTGGACACACGAGGATAATCTCATTTCACTCGCCGGTGCCTGGCAATCAGTGTCGGAATTAGATGTCTTACGGCTTCAGCACGAGGTGCAACTTGGTACAAGAAACCATCGGCAAAAGTAACGCTGTCTGAAAGATATTCGTGCGGTCCTTAGTTCATATGCACTGAGTTCCCTGTTAGAGATAAACCCTGATAGAACACCCCCCAAGCATCTGCTGTATTCATTCAGTTCCTATCAGAAAGCTGTCGCGTAGTGTCCGGATTCGGTAGCTTATCTCAACAAATTCTAAAAACaacaaagacgaggagaagcaagactAGCATAACACAGTGTTCGGAGAGTTGGTTTCTAATGTGATAAATCATGTGTATATCTCCCATCGAGTTTAAAGAAGGGTTCTTTCTTTTAATCACTCTCACAAGTCATGGTCTTAATACGCGACAACCATTTGTTCGCGACTGTTTGCTGAAAACACGAATAAAGCCTGCAGTTGTCGAACTGCATCATGTTTCGAAGTTCAAAACCCTTTGTGGCGGTACGCAACTCCAGGAAGTTTCCATCCATGTCACATAATCATGCGATGACGCCGCGGAAGTCATGTCTGCCATGGTGACAGAGCAGTTCTCGGAAGTGACCCTGTCCCTACCTGAGACGCTACCGGTAGACGCACTGAGTTGAAAAGGGGATGTTCCAGTTTTCAAGCGATCATCTATCCATTTTCCGTAGGTAGATCTACCTGTTTGTGGTTCGGTAACGAGAGGCTAGCGTCTCTGAGGTGATGAGGGTATCGACACCAGCTGCTTTCACCAGGCCTTGTGTCGCCGTTCTTACCAATCCAATGAGCCCGTTGATACGCCCACATGAGTTCAATTCGTGGAAGTGTTGAGACTCCACGCACCGTTTGAGTACGTAGTAGAGGGCGAAGTCGAAGGCGGCCAATGATCCTTGACCAGCTCTAACATAGTTAGCCAGCGTCTCAGTGCATCCATCCCAGTATTCGCCTACAGTGAAGGGCCTGTCGACGCTGTCAATATACGACTTCTGCGTATTTTGTAGAGTGACACGGAACACCGAAATATTCCAGCAGCAGCCCTATTCATAAGTAAGCAGTGTCGATGTGGTTGCTGCCATCCACGGCACACGCTTTGGGCCACCACTGACATCAGCTACATGCCACTGGAGACCACCAAAGCACCCCAGAGGGCATTCAGTCGAAAATGTCAGACGTGTGACAAGCTTTTACCCCCGAATCTCGGTTCGCTCACCTGGAATGCGACTCCGTAACCGCCTGCCATATCCAGGCGGATCGAAGTGTATCCAATCTCTCTAACCAACCAGGAGAGCCACTTTTTCACGTCTTCCTGTACTCGTTTGTTAGTGTGATCCAAATCAGGGGCGCAGTCTACCCGTGTACCCTGCGAATATAGAGGATTCGAGGGCATTGAGCGACTAACCCCCAGGTTCAGTTGTGGAAAGCAGAAGTCGTTTTGTAAGAGGGAGTGACGGTCTGCTTCGTACCGTGTCGAAACCTCCTTCACCCTTATAGCCTTGAAGGTTGTTACAAACGATGGCCCATGGGCCCCAATGTGGATCTTCAAAAACAGTCCAGTGCCCGCGTTTGTCTTGTTTAGTGGCGCTACGGTGGTTCACCACGACGTCCACGCAGCAAGAGAGATTATAGTCGTCGGCCGCTGTTCTTATCAGTGTCTTGAGATCCTCCTGGCTGCCATATTTACTGTTCAAGTTGTACCTGAAATTGTACCATCGCAAGACGGTCAACGAGATGAGCAATCTCGTCAAGTTGTCAGATCGCCATTAGGGCGTCAGTTCGTATTCAGTTTCGTTCCCGGACCACGTAGGACTCTGACACACCATCTGGTTGGCATGTATCCTTCGGCAGCGACGCTTTCTGTGGGAGGCGGCAGCCAAATGATACTTGCACCAAGCCGCTTTATATCTGGCAATTTATTCTTGACAACTCTATACCATCCGTATGGGTTACGCGATGACACCCAATTAAATCCCTGAAGCAGAATATGTGGCTTTGCATCGTTCAGACGAGGCATTTGAAGCATGTCGTCTGCCTTGACTCCTAGGGGTTCGGATAGAAGACCCTCAATGGGTGAGCGGCCAACAGAAGCTTTGAACCAGTCAAAGGGGTCTGCAGACGGTTTCATCGGGATGCGTGTTTCGTCACAGCCTGCGGGCGGCAGATTATGCCACGCTGATACCCGATATGTACATAATTCTGTCGGAGTAACAGTGTCGTCCACGAAAGAAGGAATGGTTCCGGCAAGGGCGGACACAAATGCGAGGTGGTGTCCATTTTTGTAGATCCGATAGTATCTAATGGGAGCGCCTCCATGATCAGCCGGCGCCTTCCATGTTATCTGGATGCTGCAACAGCAGATGGCGCAGGAAATATGAAACCCATGGATAGCAAACTCGAGACGACACAAGTTTAGGATGATAAGAACGCAAGACAACCTTATCACTCCTTCAGCTGCTTTTTAGAAACGGAACTCATGCGACTACTGCAGATTCAGTTGAGTGTCGTTCAGACAGACAGGCTTGATACTAGATATCGTTTTGTCGGTAGCCTTTGGCTCTACTCTACTCGTCAAGGCCCAACGATTGGTCTCTCAAGGACCCCATTACGTTGTGCCACAACCTAGAAAGTAGAAGGCCATTTATTTCTAGGGAGACTGGAACTGTCACGAGGAATCCAATTTCAGTTCGTGTGTGCGGGCGTGTGGACGCCGATATCCACGAACAACAGGTATTTCCCATTTCAGCGTTTGCTTGAGATAAGCCCTTCAAAatccgtctcttctgcgaTTCGTGTTAGTGTTCCCTTCTGTCCACGGAACGGCAACACAGTTGTAGCAGATATGCTGCAGGGACCACAGCCTCAGGTCTCTCATTAAATCTCATGGTGCGTTTTTGGGTATGACATATGCTGATTGCGTTGCAGTAACGACACTCTTCATTCTTTTCCTCCCCGGCAGAATATAGCTTAACGACGAGGCGTGAGCGATATGACAAGCAGATATTTCGTACCTCTTTTGTCCGTGCCCCGTGCAAGCAAGCTCACAGGGAGCTGAGGGTTTTCCCGGTTCGCCTGTCCGCACTGCGATTTTTTCACTCGCAGCGCCCTCTTGTTCAAGATAGTTGAAGGCCTTTACATGGAAGCGGTAAGTTGTCAAGCCCATTAAGTCAGTATCCGAGTAAACACGAGTACCTGGATCCACTGTCGCTATCATCCTGTCATTTCTGCCGATACAGAGACTCATAGGACCGGATCTGAGCAGGCAGTAACCCGTTTTTGTTAGTCCAAGGTGATTTATTGAGTGTTCTGGCTACAGTGGTTCTACGCTCTCTGCATGTCACGCAGATAAAGGGTTATGTTGGGCACGCACTCGCCGATGTCGAAGGTGCACTCGACGACCATACGTTATGGTCCGGTCGCTGTTGTGAGACGTCAGTGTTCTGCATAGTTTTCCCAGGCCCTAGAACGAAGGAACGAAGACGGACTCAGTGTGTATCTCAAAGGTTGACTTTGATACGCTGTGATCTAAATTTTGAGCTGTCAATGTCGACCTCAAAAAAGAGTTTTTCACTGGCTTTATTTCATTCGCGgtttcctgcttctgcttccagGACGACTGACTTGCACCCTATTCAGATACAGCCCAGTAATCAAGTTTGTGATATTTTCTTCAAAGACCTTAGAACAACCTCGCGAACACGGCGTCTGGCCTGTTCCTACCTATACACTTTGTAACCAGCAACATTCTCGGTTAACATCGCCGGAGGATTCCACGCAATTGTGGCATGCGAATTGCCCACTTCCACGCTTCTGAGCAACGCTGGTTTTTGAGGCGGGTCTAGGAGAGTATGAACCATTCCATTGTGCAAGAGGTAACGTCCTTCGGTGCCGATCCAATAATGTTTGCCACCGGGACCTTTGTCCCAGCATGACAGACGTCCTGCGGACCATGGAGCATTACGTCAATTACAGTTGTAGGTATTTCCTAATATGTACGGTGGGTGTGTATGATAGGGGCCAGTTTTATTTCTTGCTGGCTTGTATTAAGCAGGCCCACGGTGAGAAATGTGTAGCATCAGCGTCGCTGATACTTTTCGGAATTACACCGGTGGTATCATTCGGAGCACGATCCTCGCCGCATAGTGGTCACTTTTTGAAGAGGTGGCGTTGCTCGCTGAATGCGTGTTGTACACGTATGACTGCTCTACTAGAGTGTCTCACCAAGATTATACCACTGTCCTTCATGGACCACGGTCAAAGGGCCCTCGCGACTCCTTGTGTCAGGTAAAACATCAGGGACCGCATTGTGATCAGTGACGCATGACGCTTAATCATGAGAGTCAAATGCTTACCGTCGTTAAGCAGAAACTCGACCGACGATTGAGATATACATGCCATCCATAGTTTTGCTGGATTCGATCTTGCAGCTGCTTTCAGGTAAGGTGGAAGAAGGGACCACGCTGCTTGAGGTTGGTCGCTTAACGGCTCAGGGACTGGTTCAAGCCGTTCTCCTGGAACAGCTGTCCAGGATCCATCCGGCTTTCGATAATGGATATGCGGGTCCCTCCATGCTGAATAGGGCCACAGCAGACGAGAGTCAGTCCCCAGGCACGTTTCTCACTCTTCCGCCGAGCGTATGTACGACCGATAGACAGCCGCCCACAAAGTCTTCATACTTCATTCCGACGTGGAGAAAATACAGAGGAAGTTGTCAGCGTGTTTGGCCATGTACAGTAAACGATTTACCATTTAGAATACCAAATGATATTTTTCACAGAGATAATCCACCCCGAATGTTAAATCTCTATCGAACTTGGAGTCACTCCGGACTGTCCAACCACGAGTGACAGTTATTTTCTTGAGTTGTGCTGGAGAGAACCTCGAACAGTCTCCCATTTCCGTTTCCCGTAGACAAGGGAACGACTCTGACAAGATGTTGGAATCGCTTTCGTCTAGGACTACGACTTGACTGACAGCAGTGGGATAGCACCCGCGGTGCGTTAGCGAAGAGCACCGGCAGCTTCCACTTATTTCAATCACAAACAATATCTTGCCATTCGAATGATGTCGGCAGCAGTGTACAGCGAGCAGCAAACGTCTTAAAAGACCAGTGTTCTGCCTGTTTCCGAacgtggaagaagcgagccAGTCTCCATGTGTACTCAAAGCCAGCGACCGGCCCGTGAGGTAAAATGCGTCGGCAAAACTCAAGGGTAACATTCTAGGTTATAGACTAGCTAATGAAGTGGTGCACGTTCACTCATACAAACTGAATGGTGTACATATTGCGTCCACATGCTCGCTACTGGAGAGGTACAATGAAGCATACCCGTTATGTAGAGTAGGAGCACAGAATGCTCTACCATATGCGATGCCTCAGTACAGTGCTCGCTGTTGcttttctgaagaagaaatgaaCACTCTCTAGTAAGCGAAAAACAGCTATGAGTTTTGGGGAATAACTTGGTGCTATTGGCTCTCCTGAGCAGGTCGGCACTCGAAGTTATTGGTCGAGATAAAGGATTGGAGAATACAGTTGATCGGTaactcgaggaagaggagcggGCAACTGCTGTGTCAAAGGTGCATTCGAAGGAGTTGCCGAATGGCAGCTGCCGCTTGCGGGCGTCAGGAGTCGCAAGCGAAGCATGATCCATTATTGAGTTGTCACTGTCTTGTTTTCTGATATCGTCTGCATGGTGCAGTTCTTGTTCCTGACCCTCGGTCGCCGTCGGAAAACGTTTCTTTGATTCCTCAACGTCTAGCTTCTGCGTATGTTGCTGAGGGAGTAAAGATGGGATTGCGCGGAGGGGCGTGTTTCTTTCATCCTGCGGAATCGTTGTGAGAGAAACCCAAACTATTTCTCCTCTATTGCATTCGTCAGCTCGTTGTCGCAGCCTTGTGGTTCCAGAAGCTGGCATCGGTGTCAGCCGATGAGATTCCCCAGCAGATTGGTAACTGGCACTGCCTAGTAAGTGGGGCGACGTGTGGAATGGGAGATTCGCGGTGCCAGTGCTTCTACCAGTAGAAGATATCTCCTTTTCCCACATGCACCGATTCCGGCGAATCCACGTGCAGCCCTGATTTTTTAAAGAAGTGGCTGATGCACACGATTCCGACGAGCCAGCCGTTTGTTCCTCCTGTTTAACTCGCGGGAGGTTAGATGATGGAATGGACGTGGTTATCAATTCGGCATTACCATCAGCGACCGTGACCACAGAAAGTTCTCCACTCGGCAGAGAGGGACGTTTGCGTAAGGTAGGAAAAGAGATTGAACGGCGACATGACAATTCCGCAGCATTGTCcttttgtgtgtgtatgttcCTCATGATGCTGAGGTTGCAGACAGTCGTGGCCAATTGAAAAGTGTTCAAGCGATAGAGAAGCGCACACGCATTCTGCGGCTCTTTCTTACTCACTACCGAGCACCCGGGGCGTCAAATCCGCACTTGAGTGTTGATGAAGAACCAGTGTTCGCCCCAGCAGGAATGCAGCAATAGTAGGAATTGTAGAGTGCCTATTGCTTGGAAAATCTTATAGGCATTCAGATACAACGAGGCGAAACCCTTACGAATCTTTTCAGACGTTGGTCACTCCGAAAGTCCGCCAGACGTTGCACTGTTTCCTGAGATACCCACGATCAATTTATTTGGTCCATCAGCCTCACCACGCCCCCGAAGTGAAAGACACGCCAGGAGAtgatatatttatacaagTGGTAATCCACACCACTGTTAGATGACGTCTTCTGCCACTGAAGTCAGTTTGATCTGAGACGTCTGCTTGAGTCGTTCAGAACAGACGACTTCTATACCCTAGTACCTGCTCTGCGTCACTCGAGGAACAAGTGCGACTGGCAGGGCAGCTACAGTGTAGTCTCGCATGTCCAGTTCGCAGGCATCATGCTTTCTAAGACTGCCCGTCAAGTGACACAGCGACATCACGGTTTTAGATCGTTTGGTACAGATTTCGAAGAGCCGCTATGTTAAGAGCTAAGACAGTAACCATTGTAGAAGCACGATTTTAGAAACGCATTGAACACACTTACAAAGCTCTTGGTGTCTCTTGGGTTCATTATGGGGCTGGAAGCCCTTGTCGATCTGGCTCCGGTACGAAGGCCTGAATCTATTGGCTGCATCTGCCACACAGCCCAAAGCTAACTGACCTATAACCCAACACATCAGTGTACAGTACCGTAGTGGCATTCATATCTGTTACATTGACTAAAATCCATAAGGGAAAGGACGTGGTCGGGCGTTGTACAACAAAGCCTTGAAAAGGCATACACAATGATGTGGAGAAGTGCGGTTCTTCTGTGTCAGTGTTCGGACACTGCTGAATGTCTGGACAGATGGGTTCTGTCTGAACTGCGGATTCGGTAACGCGGATGCGTAACACCTCAAAGCGAGAAACAAACGCTTGGTGAGTGGATGGCCCAAGCTGTGTTAAGGATGAACATTCACACTGATGGCAGGAATTCGGGCCACCATTAGGCGAAAAAAGTGTGTCAATGCTGAGTGCAAGTAGTCTGATGCTGCGTTATACGGCGTTCAGCCGTGAGGCTGTCAGGCAGATCGGAGCACCCTTTCCACTCCCGAACGTGACACGCAGAGGTTGTTGTAGCAAGTGAGGTTTCGTCCTGCAGCACATGACTTATAGGACACCGACACTTTGGGTATCAGGCAATGAAGTGTGTAGAGCCGGCCAGATACTGCCGTCCTGTAAGCGAATGTGGGGCCAGCGTGGCCGCAGAGGGGTGCTTTGAAGAATATTTGTGCAGGCAAGCAGCCTTTCCTTTGCCTGCTTCCGACAATCTTTGCCATATTATGAGCAGACCTGAAAGTAACGCGATGCTCGAGAGCCGTCACGGTGTCTGCCCCTAAAGTCCACAGTAACGAAAACCGTGTAAGGAGTTTACTGAAAGCCGTGGGTGTCGCGGTGTTCACGATCGCAGACCAATACACACACGCTCCATGTTCCTACAGATGTAGCCATTATTTTGGCACTGTGGTTGTGACTAGGAATGACAGTATGCCCGCAGACCGTACTGTGTGCAACCGTACCTAAATCTGACAGAAATGTCAATATGCAGTACATTCAATAATGTCAATATGCAGTACATTCAATAACCGTCCCTTCCACCAACTGTTGCTCAATGAAATCACGTCCTAACGCATGTCATTCCGGAGGACCCGCCACAGGCCTGTATGACTGACGGGCGATTCCG includes these proteins:
- a CDS encoding Alpha-amylase AMY3, putative (encoded by transcript TGME49_283490), which gives rise to MGLTTYRFHVKAFNYLEQEGAASEKIAVRTGEPGKPSAPCELACTGHGQKSIQITWKAPADHGGAPIRYYRIYKNGHHLAFVSALAGTIPSFVDDTVTPTELCTYRVSAWHNLPPAGCDETRIPMKPSADPFDWFKASVGRSPIEGLLSEPLGVKADDMLQMPRLNDAKPHILLQGFNWVSSRNPYGWYRVVKNKLPDIKRLGASIIWLPPPTESVAAEGYMPTRWYNLNSKYGSQEDLKTLIRTAADDYNLSCCVDVVVNHRSATKQDKRGHWTVFEDPHWGPWAIVCNNLQGYKGEGGFDTGTRVDCAPDLDHTNKRVQEDVKKWLSWLVREIGYTSIRLDMAGGYGVAFQKSYIDSVDRPFTVGEYWDGCTETLANYVRAGQGSLAAFDFALYYVLKRCVESQHFHELNSCGRINGLIGLEPQLAVTFIENHDTDHLDYCTTFGGGNLDAVLQGYAFLLTHPGVPSVYWNHFSDYGPYCKEKLQELCDVRVGQGIHSTSGIFMSRTEEGLYAAYISSQSCYCRPDTANVAMKIGFKDWVPEGHRWKIATFGKNYCVWTR